The Bdellovibrio sp. ZAP7 DNA segment GATCACTGACACTTTAGCAGAAACTCCCCTGGATGGTCAGCAAACTTCATTCGTCGAAATTTTGCAAAGAGCGAACTATCAGCTTATGACAATCATCAACGACGTTTTGGATTTATCCAAAGTGGAAGCTGGCGAGATCATTTTGCACATGCTGCCTTTCAGTTTGCAAAGAATGATCGACGATATTTTGTCGATCCTTGAATTCCGAGCGAAAGAAAAGGGTTTGCAACTTAAAGTCTCAGTCGCACCCGAGGTTCAGGAATACTATATCGGTGATTCCGATCGTCTGCGCCAAGTGCTGATCAATCTTTTAAATAACGCGATCAAATTTACTCATGCCGGCACAATTACTTTGAATGTTTCGGTGAACAACACACCGCGGTCGGGTAATTTATTATTTGCTGTTTCCGATACGGGCATTGGCGTCTCGAAGCAAAAATTCAAAGATATCTTCCGTCCCTTTACTCAAGCGGATGCGACGACGACCCGTCGTTACGGCGGAACAGGTTTGGGACTTTCGATTTCCCAAAAAATTGTCAGTCTTATGGGCGGAGTGATCTGGCTTGAAAGTGAAACGAATGTGGGAAGTACTTTTTACTTCACAGCTTCGATGCCTGCGACGACAGAGCGAAAAACCAGCATGCACAATCCGCTACAGGGACGCTATCAGCTGAATGACATCAGTCACTTCATCGAAGACGAGCGACTGCGCGTCCTTGTTGTAGATGACGTTGATGACAATCGGAATCTTCTGGGAATTTATCTGCAAAAGACAGCTCATCACATCACTTATGCTGAAAGCGGCACCGAGGCAGTTTCACTCGTTGAAAAAGGTCAATTCGATGTGATCTTTATGGATGTGCAAATGCCAGGGATGGACGGACATGAGGCCACCATGCGCATTCGCGAAATCGAACGCGAACAAAACCGTCGACCTGCGCGCATCTTTGCTTGTACTGCCAATGCCTTTGCTGAAGACATCGAAAGAAGTATGAGTGCTGGTTGCGACATGCATCTTTCGAAACCAATTCGGAAAGACACGCTGATTAAAGCAATTAATTCCTGCTTTGCTATGACGGAAGCTGTTGGTTAAGGCCCAAGCGATCTAAAACTGTCTGCGAAGACAATCCACCGGATTCTTCCACAGAATAATACACTTTTATATTCGCGGAAGTTTCCATCCACTCATAAATCATTCCTGCGCACATTTTGCAGGGTTTATGCGTGCTGTACAAAACAGAACCTGAGGGAATTTTACCGCCATGTTCACGGTAATATCTGTGAATTAAATTTACTTCCGCATGCAGAGTTTTATTTTTGGAGTTGGAATTCACACCGTAACTTAAAACCTCGCCATCCTTTGAAACCAAAAGAGCCGCAATACAACGATCATGATCGTGCAACACCTCTCCACGAGGAACTTGCTTAGAAAGAGCGTGGGCTGCTTTCAGCAACTCTTGGTTCGTTGAGGCTTTTTCGTTTCGCAACCATTCGTTCAGCTTTGCCAAAGGCATTTTATTTTCTGCATTCAAGTGCGTGACGGTACTAAGTACCTCCGCCGCAGAATCAATTTCAATAAACTCTAAGGACTCTTGAAAGTGTGTATCTTGCTCTGGAATGATTTCTCCAGAAGCTCTTTTAGCGACGACCTTGATCATGCCTTTGCACATTTCTGTTAGCGGAGCGGTCGTGAAAATACGCTGGCGCAGAATAAAAAAGCTGTGGTCCACGTGACGGTCAAAAAGGCCCTGCAGCAACTTGACAACCGCAGAAGATGGAGCGACAGAACCTTTCGGGAAATGGGAAAAATAAACTTTGCCTCTAAACTCCACAAAGGCGACCTGAAAGGTGTCCTTATTGAGTAAAAATGCTAGGTGACGGGCTCTTTTTTCGGCGCTCATTCAAGAATTGATACCATATCAGATTATTTTTGTCTAAAACCGCCGTATGCAGATGATCAAAAACCGCCTTGAAAAGAACTACAAGAAACTAAAATCCTGGGCCGAGCGCGCAGGTATTCAGGCGTATCGCCTTTATGATCGCGACATCCCGGAATATCCGTTCATCGTGGATATCTATGGAGAGCATTTTTTGATCTACGATAAGGGCGACAGCCGCGACGTCGAAAAGAACCATCTTCCTCACGTCGTCGAAGCTTTGCAGGCTCTTTTCAAAGCTGATGAGTCCAAGATCGTGATTAAAAAACGCGAGCGCCAAGAGGGCCTTAAGCAATACGAAAAATTGGATCAAAAAGATCAAACATTCACGGTGAAAGAGTCTCAAGCGACTTTCAAAGTTAACTTGTATGACTACCTGGATACGGGCTTGTTCTTAGATCACCGTCCCATGCGCCAAAAGATCTTTAAAACTGTAAACGGCAAAAAATTCTTGAACCTTTTCTGCTATACGGGCTCGGTCAGCGTTTTCGCGGCTTTGGCGGGAGCAAAAACCACCTCCGTCGACATGTCTCAGACTTATCTGGCCTGGGCTCAAGAGAACTTCGCGCTTAATAATATCCCTGCTGACCAACACAGCTTCATCAATGCCAACGTGCTTGAGTGGTTGGACCGAAACCAGGGAAAACCGGCTTTTGACGTGATTTTTCTGGATCCTCCGACTTTTTCGAACTCTAAAAAAATGACCGATAGCTTTGATGTCGAACGCGACCAGGAATTGCTGGTGAACGAGTGTATGAGCATGCTGGAACCAGGCGGAGTTTTGTATTTCTCGAACAATAAACGCAAATTTCACCTGTCACCTGCAATTAAAGAGCAGTACAAGGTTCGCGACATCACCGAGGAAAGCATCCCTCAGGATTTCCACGACAAGAAGATCCACGTCTGCTTCGAAATCCGCGCACTTTAGTGTTTTCACTTAATTTTTTGATTTTCGCCCTGGGGGCAGATTTGTCTTGCCCCCAACCCCAAAAGGTCCTATTTACCCTTTAAATTTTAAGCACAATTTTAAACTTTGGAGGGCACGGAATTGAATGCTTTAGGTCGCCATATTTTGGTTGAGTTCAGCGGATGTAACGCTGAGGTGTTAAACGACGTTTCTATCATCGAAAGAAGTATGATTGAGGCGGCACAAATCGCAGGTGCTACTGTGATCAACTCGACATTCCACCACTTTTCTCCGTGGGGAGTGAGCGGTGTGGTTGTTATCCAGGAAAGCCATTTGGCAATCCATACGTGGCCGGAATACAGATACGCAGCTGTGGATCTTTTCACATGCGGCGAAACTGTTGATCCTTGGGTTTCTTTTGAACACCTGAAAAAAGCATTCCAGGCAAATTACTCTGCGATCGAAATGAATCGTGGTTCTTTGCACGTGATCCAAAAAACAGACTTCAAACCAAAAACGATGCGCGAAAAGCCTTCTTTCGATTTGTCGAAAGGCGTGCAGATCGAACGCAATGTTTGGTTCACTGACAAAGACGAAAACCAAGCTTTGTCTTTGCGCTACACCGGCGAAGTTTTGTTTGATGAAACAAATCCGTTCCAACGCGTTCGCGTTTTGGATTCTTACTCTCACGGAAAATTCCTGGCGATCAATAACATGGTTATGTGTTCTGAGCGCGATGAATTCCATTACCACGAGATGATCACTCATCCAGTGATGCAAACTCACGGTAAAGCTAAAAACGTTCTGGTTATCGGTGGTGGTGACGGCGGAACGATTCGTGAACTTTTCAAATATGACGTTGATAAAGTAACGATGGTTGAAATCGACGAAGCGGTTGTTCGTGCTTCCAAACTTCATTTGCCAAAAATCGCTTCTGAATTCGGCAACCCGAAATTGAATCTTATTATCGGTGACGGCATTCAGTTCGTAAAAGACGCTGCTCCAAACTCTTACGATGTTATCATCGTTGATGGTTCGGACCCAGTAGGACCAGCAGAAGGTTTGTTCACGGCTGAGTTCTATGCAAACTGCAAAACGGCATTGAAAGATGGCGGCATGGTGATCACTCAGGGTGAATCTCCAATGTTCCATGAAGGCACGTTCGTTGAGCTTAATAAGTGCCTAAAAGGCATTTTTGGAG contains these protein-coding regions:
- a CDS encoding PAS domain-containing hybrid sensor histidine kinase/response regulator, with the translated sequence MNKSAYEALVNSHALIEFDPQGKILWANRNFLNLVGYELSEIHGKHHSIFLPAYELHEKEYSELWDTLRAGNPQVGEFKRLAKNGSEIWVHCSYTPVKNDSGDVIKILSMAFDITEKRNLAENLERKNQELLSTAAKARAATYAKSVFLANMSHEIRTPLNSIIGITDTLAETPLDGQQTSFVEILQRANYQLMTIINDVLDLSKVEAGEIILHMLPFSLQRMIDDILSILEFRAKEKGLQLKVSVAPEVQEYYIGDSDRLRQVLINLLNNAIKFTHAGTITLNVSVNNTPRSGNLLFAVSDTGIGVSKQKFKDIFRPFTQADATTTRRYGGTGLGLSISQKIVSLMGGVIWLESETNVGSTFYFTASMPATTERKTSMHNPLQGRYQLNDISHFIEDERLRVLVVDDVDDNRNLLGIYLQKTAHHITYAESGTEAVSLVEKGQFDVIFMDVQMPGMDGHEATMRIREIEREQNRRPARIFACTANAFAEDIERSMSAGCDMHLSKPIRKDTLIKAINSCFAMTEAVG
- a CDS encoding Bd3614 family nucleic acid deaminase, which encodes MEFRGKVYFSHFPKGSVAPSSAVVKLLQGLFDRHVDHSFFILRQRIFTTAPLTEMCKGMIKVVAKRASGEIIPEQDTHFQESLEFIEIDSAAEVLSTVTHLNAENKMPLAKLNEWLRNEKASTNQELLKAAHALSKQVPRGEVLHDHDRCIAALLVSKDGEVLSYGVNSNSKNKTLHAEVNLIHRYYREHGGKIPSGSVLYSTHKPCKMCAGMIYEWMETSANIKVYYSVEESGGLSSQTVLDRLGLNQQLPS
- a CDS encoding class I SAM-dependent methyltransferase encodes the protein MQMIKNRLEKNYKKLKSWAERAGIQAYRLYDRDIPEYPFIVDIYGEHFLIYDKGDSRDVEKNHLPHVVEALQALFKADESKIVIKKRERQEGLKQYEKLDQKDQTFTVKESQATFKVNLYDYLDTGLFLDHRPMRQKIFKTVNGKKFLNLFCYTGSVSVFAALAGAKTTSVDMSQTYLAWAQENFALNNIPADQHSFINANVLEWLDRNQGKPAFDVIFLDPPTFSNSKKMTDSFDVERDQELLVNECMSMLEPGGVLYFSNNKRKFHLSPAIKEQYKVRDITEESIPQDFHDKKIHVCFEIRAL
- the speE gene encoding polyamine aminopropyltransferase — protein: MNALGRHILVEFSGCNAEVLNDVSIIERSMIEAAQIAGATVINSTFHHFSPWGVSGVVVIQESHLAIHTWPEYRYAAVDLFTCGETVDPWVSFEHLKKAFQANYSAIEMNRGSLHVIQKTDFKPKTMREKPSFDLSKGVQIERNVWFTDKDENQALSLRYTGEVLFDETNPFQRVRVLDSYSHGKFLAINNMVMCSERDEFHYHEMITHPVMQTHGKAKNVLVIGGGDGGTIRELFKYDVDKVTMVEIDEAVVRASKLHLPKIASEFGNPKLNLIIGDGIQFVKDAAPNSYDVIIVDGSDPVGPAEGLFTAEFYANCKTALKDGGMVITQGESPMFHEGTFVELNKCLKGIFGANSVHTMLFHATTYPSGMWSLQMGVKGSAHPATDFNKDNARQFAKAKGLKYYNEDLHSAAFSLPTFVKTMLGQN